The following are encoded in a window of Struthio camelus isolate bStrCam1 chromosome Z, bStrCam1.hap1, whole genome shotgun sequence genomic DNA:
- the LOC138064521 gene encoding granzyme A-like isoform X1: protein MGAFFTLSTSFAVVLLVIPGGLCVDIIGGNEVAPHSRPFMALIREENGAKVCGGALIKENWVLTAAHCDMKKSQVILGAHSLGKKEREQQVFQIAKRIPYPCYSPNNKENDIMLLQLKKRAKLNKAVKIIPLPNSDDDPKDGTICTVAGWGQTANNLKKASNTLREVNITVINRRICNDWKHYNGRPVITENMICAGARRGGKDSCSGDSGGPLICNNVMRGITSFRKANKCGAVDSPGIYTRLTKQYLQWIRKTIGGDIQIGF from the exons CTCTTTTGCTGTCGTTCTCCTGGTAATTCCTGGAG gtttgTGTGTGGATATCATTGGAGGAAATGAAGTAGCACCTCACTCAAGACCATTTATGGCTCtaatcagagaagaaaatggagcAAAAGTTTGCGGAGGAGCTTTGATCAAGGAAAACTGGGTGTTAACAGCTGCTCACTGTGATAT gaaaaaaagccaggtTATTCTTGGAGCTCattcactgggaaaaaaagagagagaacaacaaGTTTTTCAGATTGCAAAACGAATTCCCTACCCATGCTACTCTCCTAATAATAAGGAAAACGATATAATGCTGCTGCAG cttaaaaaaagagcaaaacttaATAAAGCTGTGAAAATCATTCCGTTGCCTAACTCAGATGATGATCCCAAAGATGGAACAATTTGCACAGTAGCAGGATGGGGACAAACTGCCAATAACTTGAAAAAGGCTTCTAATACACTAAGGGAAGTCAACATCACTGTCATCAACAGAAGGATCTGCAACGATTGGAAGCATTATAATGGCAGGCCTGTCATAACAGAGAATATGATATGCGCTGGGgctaggagaggaggaaaggactcATGTTCT gGGGATTCAGGTGGACCATTAATATGCAATAATGTGATGAGAGGCATCACTTCTTTCAGAAAGGCCAACAAGTGCGGTGCTGTTGACAGCCCTGGCATCTACACTCGACTGACAAAGCAATACCTTCAATGGATAAGAAAAACCATAGGGGGAGATATACAGATTGGATTTTGA
- the LOC138064521 gene encoding granzyme A-like isoform X2, producing the protein MALIREENGAKVCGGALIKENWVLTAAHCDMKKSQVILGAHSLGKKEREQQVFQIAKRIPYPCYSPNNKENDIMLLQLKKRAKLNKAVKIIPLPNSDDDPKDGTICTVAGWGQTANNLKKASNTLREVNITVINRRICNDWKHYNGRPVITENMICAGARRGGKDSCSGDSGGPLICNNVMRGITSFRKANKCGAVDSPGIYTRLTKQYLQWIRKTIGGDIQIGF; encoded by the exons ATGGCTCtaatcagagaagaaaatggagcAAAAGTTTGCGGAGGAGCTTTGATCAAGGAAAACTGGGTGTTAACAGCTGCTCACTGTGATAT gaaaaaaagccaggtTATTCTTGGAGCTCattcactgggaaaaaaagagagagaacaacaaGTTTTTCAGATTGCAAAACGAATTCCCTACCCATGCTACTCTCCTAATAATAAGGAAAACGATATAATGCTGCTGCAG cttaaaaaaagagcaaaacttaATAAAGCTGTGAAAATCATTCCGTTGCCTAACTCAGATGATGATCCCAAAGATGGAACAATTTGCACAGTAGCAGGATGGGGACAAACTGCCAATAACTTGAAAAAGGCTTCTAATACACTAAGGGAAGTCAACATCACTGTCATCAACAGAAGGATCTGCAACGATTGGAAGCATTATAATGGCAGGCCTGTCATAACAGAGAATATGATATGCGCTGGGgctaggagaggaggaaaggactcATGTTCT gGGGATTCAGGTGGACCATTAATATGCAATAATGTGATGAGAGGCATCACTTCTTTCAGAAAGGCCAACAAGTGCGGTGCTGTTGACAGCCCTGGCATCTACACTCGACTGACAAAGCAATACCTTCAATGGATAAGAAAAACCATAGGGGGAGATATACAGATTGGATTTTGA